In Ktedonobacteraceae bacterium, a genomic segment contains:
- the istB gene encoding IS21-like element helper ATPase IstB — MPVSAANRHDDLRRQLEALHLDAFAHSFADLALRAAKEGISHEAYRYELVKLQRERREQRRVQRLLREAGLPPEKTFRTLSLDGFPAALRLQLERLKSGAFLKESTNIVAIGKPGVGKSHALCAVAYELAHQGHSVLWTATSTLLQRLLAAKRDLRLPQELAKLDRFACVFLDDIGYVPQDREEMEILFTFLAERYERRSVGITTNLVFSDWQRIFKDPLTTMAALDRVIHHCVILDMMELESYRARTAQLRLQGEGGELAE; from the coding sequence ATGCCAGTCTCAGCGGCTAATCGTCATGACGACCTGCGGCGTCAACTAGAAGCGCTGCATCTGGATGCCTTCGCGCACAGTTTTGCGGACCTGGCTCTCCGCGCCGCCAAAGAGGGGATCTCGCACGAAGCCTATCGCTACGAACTGGTCAAACTGCAGCGTGAGAGGCGGGAGCAGCGGCGCGTGCAGAGACTCTTGCGAGAGGCTGGTCTGCCTCCAGAGAAGACCTTCCGCACGCTCTCACTGGATGGCTTCCCGGCAGCGTTACGCTTGCAACTCGAACGTCTCAAAAGCGGAGCGTTCCTCAAGGAGTCGACCAATATCGTTGCCATCGGCAAGCCTGGGGTTGGCAAAAGTCATGCCCTCTGTGCGGTCGCCTATGAATTGGCTCATCAGGGCCACTCGGTCTTGTGGACAGCCACCTCAACACTCCTCCAACGGCTGCTCGCCGCCAAGCGTGACCTGCGTTTGCCCCAGGAGTTGGCCAAATTGGATCGCTTCGCCTGTGTCTTCCTCGACGACATTGGCTATGTACCACAGGATCGGGAGGAGATGGAAATCCTGTTTACTTTTCTGGCCGAACGCTATGAACGCCGATCAGTGGGAATCACGACCAACCTCGTCTTTTCGGACTGGCAGCGCATTTTCAAGGATCCGTTGACCACGATGGCCGCTCTGGATCGCGTGATCCACCACTGCGTCATTCTCGACATGATGGAGTTGGAGAGCTACCGAGCCAGAACGGCACAGCTTCGGCTGCAAGGAGAAGGAGGTGAACTGGCGGAGTAA
- the istA gene encoding IS21 family transposase — MQYRRKGLTQAQAAAKADMSERTAHKYERAGKLPSELKRPRTWRTRPNPFEEDWPWVVEHLERDPALQGTTLFALLCQRHPDRYRPTQVRTLQRQIAAWRALQGPEREVIFEQVHTPGERAQSDFTHMEDLGVTIAGEPFPHLMYHFVLTYSNMEAVRLCFSESFEALAEGIEQALWQLGGVPKQHRTDHLTAAVHQLPKEQREEWTARYQALMAHYGMEATTHNVGVAHENGDVEQAHHRFKEALDQALRVRGSRDFGDRAGYERFVAELVKQRNQTRKPRFKEDLAALAPLPQAPLSPCREMRVRVSRFSTITVLGNTYSVPSRLIGTRISVRVRAEHIEGYVGTQLAFRFPRLIGKQQKRIEYRHVIWSLVKKPAAFAAYRYREELFPTTIFRKTYDRLQSLLPRRADREYVRLFHLAAGHSESEVETALSLLLEAKSPPTVEAVRDVLGLGNAGTPPEVERPALDLSPYDRLVPSARRNHASLSG, encoded by the coding sequence ATGCAATACCGACGCAAAGGACTCACCCAAGCCCAGGCAGCGGCCAAGGCCGACATGAGCGAGCGAACCGCTCACAAGTACGAGCGGGCTGGCAAGCTGCCATCTGAATTGAAACGCCCGCGCACCTGGCGTACCAGACCTAACCCCTTTGAGGAGGATTGGCCCTGGGTGGTCGAGCACCTGGAGCGCGACCCAGCCTTACAGGGAACCACTTTGTTCGCGCTTCTGTGTCAGCGCCATCCCGATCGCTACCGTCCGACTCAGGTGCGCACTCTCCAGCGACAGATCGCCGCCTGGCGTGCCCTGCAGGGTCCAGAGCGCGAGGTGATCTTTGAACAAGTCCATACGCCCGGCGAGCGCGCCCAGTCCGATTTTACCCATATGGAGGACTTGGGGGTCACCATCGCGGGCGAACCCTTCCCGCATCTGATGTACCACTTTGTCCTCACCTACTCCAACATGGAAGCGGTGCGTCTGTGCTTCAGCGAGAGCTTTGAGGCGTTGGCCGAAGGCATCGAACAGGCGCTGTGGCAACTCGGCGGGGTTCCCAAGCAGCATCGCACCGATCATCTGACCGCCGCGGTTCATCAGCTGCCCAAAGAGCAGCGCGAGGAGTGGACCGCGCGCTATCAAGCCCTGATGGCACACTACGGGATGGAAGCCACCACCCACAATGTTGGCGTGGCGCATGAAAATGGAGATGTGGAGCAGGCTCATCACCGCTTCAAAGAGGCGCTCGATCAAGCTTTGCGTGTGCGGGGCAGCCGCGATTTTGGCGATCGCGCCGGCTATGAACGCTTTGTTGCTGAGCTGGTCAAACAACGCAACCAGACTCGCAAGCCTCGTTTCAAAGAAGACCTGGCCGCCCTCGCTCCGCTGCCACAGGCCCCTCTTTCGCCTTGCCGCGAGATGAGGGTGCGCGTCTCGCGCTTCTCGACGATCACGGTACTCGGTAATACCTATTCGGTGCCTTCTCGCTTGATTGGAACGCGCATCAGCGTGCGCGTGCGTGCTGAACACATCGAGGGCTATGTCGGCACGCAGCTGGCTTTTCGCTTTCCTCGCTTGATCGGCAAACAGCAAAAGCGCATCGAGTATCGTCATGTCATTTGGTCGCTGGTGAAAAAGCCCGCCGCCTTTGCGGCCTATCGCTATCGGGAGGAACTCTTCCCCACCACCATCTTCCGCAAGACGTATGATCGACTGCAAAGCTTGCTGCCCCGGCGAGCGGATCGCGAATATGTGCGGCTCTTCCACCTGGCTGCCGGACACTCGGAGAGCGAGGTGGAAACGGCGCTCTCGCTCTTGCTGGAAGCCAAGAGTCCGCCAACGGTGGAGGCGGTGCGAGACGTGTTGGGCCTGGGCAACGCTGGCACCCCACCAGAGGTGGAGCGACCAGCTCTGGACTTGAGCCCGTATGATCGTTTGGTGCCCTCGGCGAGGAGGAATCATGCCAGTCTCAGCGGCTAA
- a CDS encoding inorganic pyrophosphatase, which translates to MPTPHFWEALDTLVSRSEIVIDRPRGTAHPRYPGFLYPLDYGYLQGTMSGDGSGIDVWMGSQSTRQVTALLITVDGQKRDAEIKLLFDCTPEERQAILALHDQSSWSGSQSALLIQRASR; encoded by the coding sequence ATGCCGACACCGCATTTCTGGGAGGCACTTGATACGCTTGTCTCAAGGAGCGAAATCGTGATTGACCGTCCTCGTGGGACAGCACATCCTCGCTATCCAGGGTTCCTCTATCCCCTGGACTATGGATATCTGCAGGGAACCATGTCGGGTGACGGATCGGGGATTGATGTGTGGATGGGCAGCCAGTCCACCAGGCAGGTGACCGCACTGCTCATCACGGTGGATGGACAGAAACGTGACGCTGAAATCAAACTGCTGTTCGATTGTACTCCAGAAGAACGCCAGGCGATTCTCGCTCTCCATGACCAGTCCTCCTGGAGTGGCAGCCAATCAGCTCTGCTGATTCAGCGCGCTTCCCGATAG
- a CDS encoding GNAT family N-acetyltransferase produces the protein MASPGEEALPDPAALERIFNHVATQRLILRRLQIGDGPAMFAVHGDPATNLYNPSGPHPDLATSEEMLRSCLHHWEVYGFGYWAVMLPLEEHVIGFGGVEHRVWRERDVFNLYYRFTPSAWGQGYASEMARMAVSLVRAYLPRWPVIARTRAGNIASLRTAERVGLIRRPDLDTEHIVLALGWTPAGDQPN, from the coding sequence ATGGCATCGCCTGGGGAAGAAGCGCTTCCCGATCCTGCCGCTCTGGAGCGCATCTTCAATCACGTGGCAACTCAACGGCTGATTCTGCGCCGTCTCCAGATCGGAGACGGCCCGGCCATGTTTGCTGTGCATGGAGATCCAGCCACCAACCTGTACAATCCCTCTGGCCCCCATCCCGATCTGGCAACCAGTGAAGAAATGTTGCGAAGTTGCCTGCATCACTGGGAAGTCTATGGCTTCGGGTATTGGGCCGTTATGCTTCCGCTGGAGGAGCACGTCATCGGCTTTGGGGGAGTTGAACATCGGGTCTGGCGTGAGCGCGATGTCTTCAACCTGTACTATCGGTTTACCCCGAGTGCATGGGGCCAGGGGTATGCCAGCGAAATGGCACGGATGGCAGTCAGCCTCGTGCGTGCCTATCTCCCTCGGTGGCCCGTGATTGCCCGCACGAGGGCCGGGAATATTGCCTCTCTACGGACTGCCGAGCGAGTCGGGCTGATACGACGTCCCGATTTGGATACGGAGCACATCGTTTTGGCGCTCGGCTGGACGCCAGCGGGCGATCAACCGAACTAG
- a CDS encoding SdpI family protein, with translation MPLINTILGVLDIGTGLLCIVISIPLLRGSVPRNPCYGFRFRQSCESEAKWQQINTYGAKRLIYWSMLIVGMGIGTFFLPLQDNLVLIMMMAIVPPLIVLIPVWETYQYTRSRK, from the coding sequence ATGCCTCTAATCAACACGATCCTGGGAGTGCTCGATATCGGAACTGGGCTGCTCTGCATCGTTATCAGCATTCCACTCTTGAGAGGCTCCGTTCCCAGAAATCCCTGCTATGGATTTCGCTTTCGCCAGTCCTGTGAGTCAGAGGCCAAATGGCAGCAGATCAATACGTACGGGGCGAAACGGCTGATCTACTGGTCAATGCTGATCGTGGGAATGGGCATCGGGACCTTCTTTCTCCCCTTGCAGGATAATCTGGTTCTGATCATGATGATGGCGATTGTTCCACCACTCATCGTGCTGATCCCAGTCTGGGAGACGTATCAGTACACTCGAAGCCGGAAGTGA
- a CDS encoding PEP/pyruvate-binding domain-containing protein, with translation MSQYIVSYDDAASMGPRAVGGKGWNLGRLHRYGFAVPKGSILVADVYKEFMAKPKLHALCADLAHVQTEDGVESEIAGILDTLRTNILATALPTDIERAIRTFLTDAGLADTPVAVRSSATAEDSATTSFAGIHKSFLSIKDLDEVVRAIKGCYASLWIPRALAYRRHQGMADDDVACAVVICAMVTGPEQSPPLAAGVAFSCDPRIGQRDRVIINAASGWGENVVSGMVSPEAITVVQRADGEPHRIEREQRQEQVLSNAQAAALASLVHRVLWALGDGQEQQDVEWAFDGEQFWLVQARPVTHLPRVTLPAVAALPTIWSNANLKDAVTGVQTPLSWSIVQLTVDAILYAPYRTIGYGLPEGMELIRRFSGRAYFDLTTMQWVSYDAFGLLPHEFNQSLGGHQPEIPVPPQHPLRGWTGLRRRRAQLRLLRASIRNGWTLPGEIARVRAEARKCACLPLTDLTHADLFALLRQLLEQGQAFGARFQLANMSGIWEQILARLLERERSGQGQALAAGLMAGSREVVSAEQGYRLYGVAAAAAHDPAARTYLAAAPLNPQGWRDLPEQSPFRQAFAAFLNEFGHRGVYETELANPRWNEDPTYLLDAVRALLAQHSLEAPVAVAQQKRQAAQAEVAHLPLWLRPLVSWLAARARRAAAQREAGKSTMVALLEPLRKIVLEIGRRMVEAEVLDECADVFFLTWSDLVAFLQEQWDGQGARALVADRKAQRNRWLAEAPPDLFICDDQGRPAELPSAAEKEGMRTAHRAGRQASKNARELHGVAVSPGQATGRARIIHHPSEGQRLQAGEVLVAPSTDPGWTPLFLRACAVVMETGGYLSHGAIVAREFGLPAVVNIPDLLGTVGDGQLVLVDGDRGCVVLEDVRGQVG, from the coding sequence ATGAGTCAATACATTGTCTCGTATGACGATGCCGCATCCATGGGCCCTCGAGCCGTTGGAGGCAAGGGATGGAACCTGGGGCGGCTGCACCGCTATGGGTTTGCAGTGCCCAAGGGTAGCATCCTCGTCGCAGATGTCTATAAAGAATTCATGGCCAAGCCGAAGCTGCATGCCTTATGTGCTGACCTGGCGCATGTTCAGACCGAGGATGGTGTCGAGAGCGAGATCGCCGGCATCCTGGACACTCTGCGGACGAACATTCTAGCGACCGCGCTCCCAACGGACATAGAACGTGCAATACGAACGTTTCTTACCGATGCGGGACTCGCCGATACACCGGTTGCCGTCCGTTCGAGTGCGACAGCGGAGGATAGTGCTACCACTTCATTTGCCGGTATCCACAAAAGCTTCCTCAGCATCAAGGATCTCGATGAGGTCGTGCGGGCCATCAAGGGCTGCTATGCTTCCCTCTGGATACCGCGCGCTTTGGCCTACCGCCGCCACCAGGGGATGGCTGATGACGACGTCGCCTGCGCCGTGGTGATCTGTGCTATGGTGACGGGGCCAGAGCAATCGCCGCCTCTGGCTGCCGGCGTGGCCTTCTCGTGCGACCCGCGAATCGGCCAGCGCGACCGCGTGATCATCAATGCCGCCTCCGGGTGGGGTGAGAATGTCGTAAGTGGCATGGTCTCTCCAGAAGCGATCACGGTCGTGCAGCGTGCCGATGGTGAACCACACCGAATCGAGCGTGAGCAGAGGCAAGAGCAGGTGCTCTCCAATGCGCAGGCGGCTGCCCTGGCCTCCCTGGTACATCGGGTGCTGTGGGCCTTAGGTGATGGGCAGGAGCAGCAGGACGTCGAGTGGGCCTTTGATGGCGAACAGTTCTGGCTGGTGCAGGCCCGTCCGGTCACGCACCTCCCGCGTGTGACCCTTCCCGCCGTAGCTGCACTACCCACGATCTGGTCGAACGCCAACCTGAAAGACGCCGTGACCGGCGTGCAGACGCCGCTCAGTTGGAGCATCGTCCAGTTAACCGTCGATGCCATTCTCTATGCGCCGTATCGCACGATCGGGTATGGGCTGCCCGAGGGTATGGAACTCATCCGCCGCTTCAGCGGGCGGGCCTACTTCGATTTGACCACCATGCAGTGGGTCTCCTACGACGCCTTTGGGCTGCTGCCACACGAGTTCAACCAGAGCCTGGGCGGTCACCAGCCGGAGATTCCCGTCCCGCCGCAGCATCCCCTCCGCGGGTGGACAGGATTGCGTCGCAGACGTGCCCAACTCCGCTTGCTGCGAGCCAGTATACGCAATGGCTGGACGCTTCCCGGTGAGATCGCACGGGTGCGTGCGGAAGCCCGCAAGTGTGCGTGCCTGCCGCTGACCGACCTCACCCATGCCGACCTCTTCGCGCTCCTGCGGCAGCTCCTTGAGCAGGGCCAGGCCTTTGGTGCGCGCTTCCAGCTTGCCAATATGAGTGGCATCTGGGAACAGATCCTCGCCCGGCTGCTTGAGCGTGAGCGATCCGGTCAGGGCCAGGCGTTGGCCGCTGGCTTGATGGCAGGCAGCCGCGAGGTGGTCAGTGCCGAGCAGGGCTACCGTCTCTATGGCGTGGCGGCTGCGGCGGCGCATGATCCGGCTGCTCGCACCTATCTAGCGGCGGCGCCGCTTAACCCTCAGGGCTGGCGCGACCTTCCTGAGCAGTCACCATTTCGCCAGGCGTTCGCCGCTTTTTTGAACGAATTTGGGCACCGGGGTGTCTACGAGACCGAGTTGGCCAACCCGCGCTGGAATGAGGACCCAACGTACTTGCTCGATGCTGTCCGGGCACTCCTGGCTCAGCACTCGCTTGAAGCACCTGTTGCTGTGGCCCAGCAGAAACGCCAGGCGGCCCAGGCAGAGGTAGCACACCTGCCGCTCTGGCTGCGCCCACTGGTGTCCTGGTTGGCTGCGCGAGCACGCCGTGCCGCTGCCCAGCGCGAAGCCGGCAAGTCAACGATGGTGGCGCTGCTCGAACCGCTGCGCAAGATCGTGCTGGAGATCGGACGACGCATGGTTGAGGCAGAGGTACTGGATGAGTGTGCGGATGTGTTCTTCCTGACCTGGTCCGACCTGGTGGCGTTCTTACAGGAGCAGTGGGATGGCCAGGGAGCACGAGCACTGGTGGCAGATCGCAAGGCGCAGCGCAACAGGTGGCTGGCCGAGGCGCCCCCAGATCTCTTCATCTGTGATGACCAGGGACGACCTGCTGAGTTGCCCTCTGCTGCTGAAAAAGAAGGGATGCGCACGGCACATCGGGCAGGGAGGCAGGCAAGTAAGAATGCACGGGAATTGCACGGCGTGGCGGTTTCCCCTGGTCAGGCAACGGGGCGGGCGCGAATCATCCATCACCCCAGCGAGGGGCAGCGCCTGCAAGCCGGTGAAGTCCTGGTCGCACCATCCACCGACCCGGGCTGGACGCCGCTGTTCCTGCGTGCTTGCGCGGTGGTGATGGAGACCGGCGGCTACCTCTCGCACGGCGCGATTGTGGCCCGTGAGTTTGGCCTCCCGGCGGTGGTCAACATCCCCGACTTGCTGGGAACCGTGGGAGATGGTCAGCTTGTGCTGGTGGATGGCGACCGGGGCTGCGTCGTGCTGGAGGATGTGCGTGGCCAGGTAGGCTGA
- a CDS encoding NAD-dependent epimerase/dehydratase family protein, with the protein MLTRAFVTGGSGFVGRHLIAALHASGTEVRALARSEKAVNTVQDAGAIPVLSDLENKAFCLPGSPPLTRLAIQLMGEEVTVNDAKARRELGYEGHISREEGMASLRASFLSNASVLPNQEQEMSNR; encoded by the coding sequence ATGTTGACACGCGCATTTGTCACCGGCGGCTCTGGTTTTGTTGGCCGGCACCTGATTGCAGCACTGCACGCTTCTGGCACCGAAGTACGGGCGCTGGCACGGTCTGAAAAGGCCGTAAATACCGTGCAGGACGCTGGCGCCATCCCAGTTCTCAGTGATCTGGAAAACAAGGCCTTCTGCCTGCCTGGCAGTCCGCCACTCACGCGCTTAGCCATCCAGTTGATGGGTGAGGAAGTCACCGTGAACGATGCCAAAGCGCGACGCGAGTTAGGGTACGAGGGGCACATATCACGCGAGGAGGGGATGGCGTCCTTGCGAGCATCATTCTTGTCCAATGCATCCGTCCTTCCTAACCAGGAGCAAGAGATGTCAAACAGATGA